Proteins from a single region of Sediminispirochaeta bajacaliforniensis DSM 16054:
- a CDS encoding UGSC family (seleno)protein, producing MGKQQNRLLDPRGFQNRTAITMAKRSSLDELKKGKILFYNNTKLGFCNYYTVFGRIKEKLQEIGASNFVEYTETVRGKDAKKLADYAAMLAKEKPVAAIVALGDMGTSSSTTVVTIELEKLGIPAVYMTAPPGSAITEGVGVYRAGQLCLCSVDIYQASTVEEVAHQVDVKWDYILKALTSNGEELAKLSHIDFKMDKVPPAKDGYLPKTFELGSEEEPCDNLELINDYFNDEHISDGLPIIPPTRVRYEKMLAYCPFSESLVLCPPSGPSGKSITVKDVAIAAVMAGCKPKAMPILIAAFKALGNPLYNFNQSVTTSHPGGNLVLVSGPIAQEIGISGKQGCMGPGWPMNATIGRAVNLAIMNVLRSVPGVCDLDCIASQAEFTYCFAEEPELAQWNMINEDHFDKNTTTVYVLKAEPIHDVIDFLSLDGYDLLDTLTHCCTTLGSNNAYMPGPLVMAITPDHGMMLKNAGYTKKMIQEHIHTYVYHEVPMIRNRGLVPVRPESFKNRHPMPVTRSPKDVEVVVVGGRGGHDGIILPWALHSEGIVEPIALPDGKAAKSIEEFKK from the coding sequence ATGGGAAAACAACAAAACAGATTATTGGATCCCAGGGGCTTTCAGAACAGGACCGCCATTACCATGGCGAAGCGGTCGTCCTTGGATGAATTGAAAAAAGGAAAAATCCTTTTTTACAACAACACCAAACTTGGGTTTTGTAATTACTATACGGTATTTGGCCGTATAAAAGAAAAACTCCAGGAAATCGGCGCCTCGAACTTTGTGGAATACACCGAGACTGTCCGGGGCAAAGACGCAAAGAAACTGGCCGATTACGCGGCCATGCTGGCCAAAGAGAAACCGGTCGCGGCGATTGTGGCTTTAGGAGACATGGGCACTTCTTCTTCAACCACAGTGGTTACTATCGAACTAGAAAAACTGGGTATTCCCGCGGTGTACATGACTGCGCCTCCGGGATCGGCGATTACCGAAGGTGTAGGCGTATACCGTGCCGGACAGCTTTGCCTGTGCTCGGTGGATATTTACCAGGCCAGTACCGTGGAAGAGGTAGCTCATCAGGTAGATGTAAAATGGGACTATATTTTAAAGGCCCTCACTTCCAACGGCGAGGAGCTTGCAAAACTATCCCATATCGATTTCAAGATGGACAAGGTTCCTCCCGCGAAAGACGGCTACCTTCCCAAAACCTTCGAGCTCGGTAGCGAAGAAGAACCTTGCGACAACCTGGAGCTGATCAACGATTACTTTAACGACGAGCATATCAGTGATGGTTTACCGATTATTCCGCCCACAAGGGTACGGTACGAAAAAATGCTGGCCTATTGCCCCTTCTCGGAAAGCCTGGTCCTTTGCCCTCCCTCGGGCCCGTCCGGAAAGAGTATAACGGTCAAGGACGTGGCCATAGCGGCGGTAATGGCGGGCTGCAAACCCAAGGCGATGCCCATACTGATAGCGGCTTTTAAAGCCCTGGGCAACCCACTCTACAACTTTAACCAGAGCGTCACCACATCACACCCGGGCGGCAATCTTGTGCTGGTGTCCGGACCCATCGCCCAGGAAATCGGTATCTCCGGCAAACAAGGCTGTATGGGCCCTGGTTGGCCGATGAACGCAACCATCGGCCGGGCGGTCAACCTGGCCATCATGAACGTGCTTCGTTCCGTACCCGGGGTCTGCGACCTTGACTGCATCGCCAGCCAGGCGGAGTTTACCTACTGCTTCGCCGAGGAACCGGAACTGGCCCAGTGGAACATGATCAACGAAGACCACTTCGACAAGAATACCACAACGGTTTACGTCCTTAAGGCCGAACCGATTCATGACGTCATCGACTTTTTAAGCCTTGACGGTTACGACCTTCTGGACACACTGACTCATTGCTGCACTACTCTTGGTTCCAACAATGCCTATATGCCAGGCCCGCTGGTCATGGCTATCACCCCGGATCATGGCATGATGTTGAAAAATGCCGGTTACACAAAAAAAATGATTCAGGAACACATCCACACCTATGTGTACCACGAGGTACCTATGATACGGAATCGGGGCCTTGTTCCGGTTCGGCCCGAAAGCTTTAAAAACCGGCACCCTATGCCGGTTACACGGTCGCCCAAAGATGTTGAAGTGGTGGTGGTCGGCGGTCGAGGAGGCCACGACGGCATCATACTTCCTTGGGCCCTGCACAGCGAGGGCATTGTGGAACCGATCGCACTTCCCGACGGCAAAGCTGCGAAGTCAATCGAAGAATTCAAAAAATAG
- a CDS encoding iron-containing alcohol dehydrogenase codes for MAIEKFLQFGVRQKIYQGPGCISVIPRVLETEGWKRVMLVADPGLYKAGVIKPVEALLKAAPGVEYTLFTNVRPNPEAVTIEDEAIPQAHQFKVDALIAVGGGSTMDTAKGVAIVGETDHGVMDFMGWPPAKPLPHKTYPIIAVPSTAGTGSEVCRNAVICDQKGFKLVPMHDSILPAYAVMDPHLLAGLPFAVAAATAVDAFTHGLESYTNMNANDFTELFSLHSLELIGEAIRPFVANPAVTKWANMMSLGCMYSGFSLGIASIGQDHVITHPMSEEPFHMPHGDACGMVLPAVIEWNGQGCKEKYRKAYNAITKKNIPEGDFEVRMLIDWVIDLCRDLHIAGGKTFEEWGYNDNDVLDLMLKHPIFNNKDTTPNDQCAYPRVTMMKDFAYLIKRTNYYSKIIASKN; via the coding sequence ATGGCAATCGAGAAGTTTTTACAGTTCGGCGTAAGACAAAAGATTTACCAGGGGCCGGGATGTATTTCGGTTATTCCCCGGGTTTTGGAAACCGAGGGATGGAAGCGGGTAATGCTGGTTGCCGATCCAGGCTTGTACAAGGCCGGGGTGATCAAACCCGTGGAAGCCCTTTTAAAGGCCGCTCCCGGAGTGGAGTATACCCTGTTTACCAATGTACGCCCTAATCCTGAGGCCGTTACCATAGAAGACGAGGCGATACCGCAGGCCCATCAGTTTAAGGTCGATGCGCTTATCGCCGTGGGGGGCGGCAGTACTATGGATACCGCCAAGGGCGTTGCAATTGTCGGCGAAACGGATCATGGGGTGATGGACTTTATGGGCTGGCCTCCCGCGAAACCGTTGCCCCATAAAACTTATCCAATTATTGCGGTTCCCTCAACGGCTGGTACCGGCAGTGAGGTGTGCAGAAACGCGGTTATTTGCGACCAGAAAGGTTTTAAACTCGTTCCCATGCACGATTCGATTTTACCGGCTTACGCTGTTATGGATCCTCATTTGCTTGCCGGACTTCCCTTTGCAGTGGCTGCGGCGACTGCGGTGGACGCATTTACCCACGGTCTTGAATCCTACACCAACATGAATGCGAACGATTTTACTGAACTCTTTTCGCTTCATTCGCTGGAACTTATCGGCGAGGCGATACGGCCGTTTGTGGCGAACCCTGCGGTTACGAAGTGGGCCAACATGATGAGTCTCGGCTGTATGTACTCGGGATTTTCCCTTGGTATCGCCAGTATAGGGCAGGATCATGTAATTACCCACCCTATGTCGGAAGAGCCTTTTCACATGCCACACGGCGATGCCTGCGGCATGGTGCTTCCCGCTGTAATTGAATGGAACGGTCAGGGTTGCAAAGAAAAATACCGCAAAGCTTATAATGCCATCACCAAGAAAAATATTCCCGAAGGAGATTTCGAGGTGAGGATGCTGATCGACTGGGTTATCGATCTTTGCCGGGACCTCCATATCGCTGGAGGCAAAACGTTTGAGGAATGGGGTTACAATGACAACGATGTGCTCGATCTTATGTTGAAGCATCCGATTTTCAATAACAAGGATACGACTCCCAACGACCAGTGTGCATACCCAAGAGTAACTATGATGAAGGATTTCGCCTATCTGATTAAGCGGACGAATTATTACTCTAAAATTATCGCAAGTAAAAACTAG
- a CDS encoding ABC transporter permease — protein MENSGKINKSENTGLTKSLMQSSEIMMLVVLLLEISFFTFMNRNYLSYFNMTNILLAASTVGLLAIGETYLIIAGHIDLASANVAALFGTLVAILINAGVPWPIASLVVVIASVSVGLVNSCLVNIFGLQPFIATLAVSSVCSGLAFIICKGKSVPINEEMFIKFGTMKIAGIPFPAILLIVFFIIFGFILGRTVFGRSVYMIGGNPTAACLAGLNPKKISTILYIISAMVAAFAGVLMTAKMHSGQPGGGAGAEFDAITAAILGGVAFTGGKGNLKGCFIGLLIMQCFNNGLTVINVSAFWQIVAKGLILIAALIFDFFRRERLER, from the coding sequence ATGGAAAACAGCGGAAAAATAAATAAAAGCGAGAATACGGGACTGACCAAGAGTCTCATGCAATCGAGCGAGATCATGATGTTGGTCGTCTTGCTGCTGGAAATTTCCTTTTTTACGTTCATGAACAGGAATTACCTGTCCTATTTCAATATGACCAATATACTGCTGGCAGCCTCGACCGTAGGCCTTTTGGCCATCGGCGAAACCTATCTTATTATCGCTGGTCATATCGATCTGGCAAGTGCCAACGTGGCAGCCCTTTTTGGGACTTTGGTGGCGATTTTGATCAACGCCGGCGTTCCCTGGCCTATTGCTTCCCTTGTGGTGGTAATCGCCAGTGTTTCGGTAGGACTGGTTAATTCGTGTTTGGTAAACATTTTTGGTCTTCAGCCTTTTATAGCCACACTGGCGGTCTCTTCGGTGTGTTCTGGACTTGCGTTTATTATCTGTAAGGGGAAATCGGTCCCCATAAATGAGGAAATGTTCATCAAATTCGGTACCATGAAAATTGCCGGAATTCCGTTTCCTGCGATTTTACTCATCGTCTTTTTCATAATTTTCGGGTTTATCCTGGGACGGACCGTATTCGGGAGGAGCGTCTATATGATAGGCGGCAACCCCACCGCGGCGTGTTTGGCCGGTTTAAATCCAAAAAAAATCAGCACAATTCTGTACATCATTAGCGCCATGGTAGCGGCTTTCGCCGGTGTATTGATGACCGCAAAAATGCACTCAGGACAGCCGGGGGGAGGTGCCGGAGCGGAGTTTGACGCCATTACCGCGGCCATCCTCGGTGGAGTGGCTTTCACAGGCGGCAAGGGAAACCTGAAGGGCTGCTTTATTGGTCTTCTTATCATGCAATGTTTCAACAACGGCCTTACGGTTATTAACGTTTCGGCCTTTTGGCAGATTGTCGCAAAAGGTCTGATTTTAATTGCGGCTTTGATATTTGACTTCTTCCGTAGGGAGAGGCTTGAAAGATAA
- a CDS encoding FAD-dependent oxidoreductase translates to MARKQVIVDKKYDVIVCGGGTSGVAAAIASARGGASTLLIERVGALGGQLCFSGPPGFAFAHLFNPKGEQDAAGIIQEIHTRMLKEGHALPHLKPEHRLEGGYTFSYIDPDWFALTIFEMMEEEGVELLLHSLVVDVVQDGDKVTGVEVENTNGTMIIQGNIIIDCTGEGDIAVRAGALSEYVDKKTVQPHTISFTMDGVDWKELMNWIHKNPDQIVWFEHTLPHWSEERKEQAHQKALEFYKTCDDPALFGEIMGFTEFHKKGLETGEWHGCSGVGFFLTPREGGHIQAHMQHSSQVPEVLTDNAWDITKGEMVCRKQNILALKFFRKYIPGFKNAYLTRLCPELRMREGRRIMGDYKLTRDDVAVGKEFPDVIGKSHFKAGAHHTTDQNTIAQVEKVCPSDDGSYDIPYRCLVPLKVENMLIAGKHVSTDRDAYLRYLHQTMITGQAAGAAAAICVKKGISPRALEKNVSELQSTLKKQGAILDGTT, encoded by the coding sequence ATGGCGAGAAAACAGGTTATTGTTGATAAAAAATACGATGTCATCGTTTGCGGCGGCGGTACTTCCGGTGTCGCGGCGGCTATTGCCTCGGCTCGAGGCGGAGCGTCTACCCTGTTGATTGAACGGGTAGGGGCCCTCGGCGGACAGCTTTGTTTTTCAGGGCCTCCGGGCTTCGCGTTTGCCCACCTGTTTAACCCAAAAGGCGAACAGGATGCCGCGGGCATTATTCAGGAGATTCATACCCGGATGCTGAAAGAGGGGCACGCCCTGCCGCATCTTAAACCGGAGCACCGGCTTGAAGGAGGCTACACCTTTTCGTATATAGACCCGGACTGGTTTGCTCTGACAATTTTCGAAATGATGGAAGAAGAAGGGGTGGAATTATTGCTTCACAGCCTTGTCGTGGATGTAGTACAGGACGGAGACAAAGTGACCGGCGTCGAGGTGGAGAACACCAACGGAACGATGATCATCCAAGGAAACATCATCATTGACTGCACCGGAGAAGGGGACATCGCGGTACGGGCAGGTGCCCTTTCCGAATACGTTGATAAAAAAACTGTCCAGCCCCACACGATTTCTTTTACCATGGATGGGGTTGATTGGAAGGAACTGATGAACTGGATCCATAAAAACCCGGATCAGATTGTCTGGTTCGAACATACGCTGCCGCATTGGTCGGAGGAGCGGAAAGAGCAGGCCCATCAAAAGGCCCTTGAATTCTACAAGACCTGCGACGACCCGGCCTTGTTCGGGGAAATTATGGGCTTTACCGAGTTCCACAAAAAGGGGCTCGAGACCGGTGAATGGCACGGATGTTCTGGTGTGGGCTTCTTCCTTACCCCCCGGGAAGGCGGCCATATTCAGGCCCATATGCAGCATTCATCCCAGGTGCCGGAAGTGCTCACCGACAATGCCTGGGACATCACCAAAGGTGAGATGGTTTGTCGTAAGCAGAATATCCTGGCCCTAAAGTTCTTCCGAAAATACATTCCGGGCTTTAAGAACGCATACCTTACCCGGCTTTGCCCCGAACTGCGCATGCGTGAGGGCCGCAGAATTATGGGCGACTATAAACTCACCCGGGACGACGTAGCTGTGGGGAAAGAGTTCCCCGATGTTATAGGTAAGAGCCACTTCAAGGCTGGCGCACACCACACCACCGACCAGAACACCATCGCCCAGGTGGAGAAGGTCTGCCCGAGCGACGACGGCTCCTATGACATCCCTTACCGATGCCTTGTTCCGCTAAAAGTCGAGAATATGCTTATCGCAGGCAAGCACGTTTCAACCGACCGGGACGCCTATCTGCGTTACCTGCACCAAACCATGATCACCGGACAGGCCGCCGGCGCCGCCGCCGCAATCTGCGTGAAGAAAGGCATTTCACCCCGGGCGCTGGAAAAAAACGTCAGCGAGCTGCAGAGCACCCTGAAAAAACAGGGCGCCATCCTGGATGGGACGACCTGA
- a CDS encoding aldehyde dehydrogenase family protein, with protein MQMIIGGRKTSSRDGKTIDVINPANNKKLDTIPMATEEDVNEAVVNAKEGQKEWAAIPLMDKEKIIQTFVQLLEERKREIIAVCTRECGKHVATTIFEYNQTISVFPGYIEAAKRLDGQLLVPGSEPGHDGKTAQDLIMVTHEPLGTVAAIVPFNAPMLLYAYKVAPALAAGNAVIVKPPTDNPLTDILITELLLKAGVPGNALQIITGSGSKVGDWLLRNPGVDAVSMTGSTEVGVGIAELMAKRLAPCVLELGGNDPFIVMPDADIDAAAARAWGSRKGNSGQICISSKRFIVHNSVKEAFTQKLLELVKGIEVGYDDNIEEIMDEAFSHTDRTNAKGEKMGALISEEAAEQVEEQVQKTIDQGAKLECGGRREGAFYWPTVLSGVTKDMDVAKNMEIFGPVWPIIGFDTMDEAIEIANASDFGLSGCVMTKDWKLGMHVARNVQSGGMVVNGSSVYRNQMQPFGGQKMSGMGNEGLTTLHEMTKIKNIVLKGFLQ; from the coding sequence ATGCAGATGATTATTGGTGGCAGGAAAACCAGCTCGCGGGACGGTAAAACCATCGACGTTATCAACCCGGCGAATAATAAAAAGCTCGATACCATTCCCATGGCTACCGAAGAGGATGTGAACGAAGCGGTAGTCAACGCCAAGGAAGGGCAGAAGGAATGGGCCGCTATTCCGCTCATGGATAAAGAAAAAATTATTCAAACGTTCGTGCAGCTTCTTGAGGAACGAAAGCGTGAGATTATCGCGGTTTGCACCCGGGAATGCGGTAAACATGTGGCCACGACGATTTTTGAATATAACCAGACGATATCGGTTTTCCCCGGGTACATTGAGGCGGCAAAGCGGCTCGACGGCCAACTTCTCGTGCCGGGCTCTGAACCGGGGCATGACGGCAAAACAGCCCAAGATCTCATTATGGTAACCCATGAGCCTTTGGGCACCGTGGCGGCAATAGTGCCTTTTAACGCACCTATGCTGCTTTACGCGTACAAAGTGGCCCCCGCGCTGGCCGCAGGGAACGCGGTCATCGTGAAGCCGCCGACGGACAATCCTTTAACGGACATTCTTATTACCGAACTCCTGCTGAAAGCCGGTGTTCCGGGCAACGCCCTGCAGATTATAACCGGCTCGGGATCGAAGGTTGGAGATTGGCTCCTGCGGAACCCCGGAGTTGACGCTGTGAGCATGACCGGCAGTACAGAAGTGGGTGTAGGCATTGCCGAGCTTATGGCCAAACGTCTTGCACCCTGTGTATTGGAATTAGGCGGCAACGATCCCTTTATCGTTATGCCTGACGCGGATATCGATGCGGCGGCAGCCAGGGCTTGGGGGAGCCGTAAAGGCAACTCAGGGCAGATTTGTATTTCTTCAAAACGCTTTATCGTGCACAACAGCGTCAAGGAAGCTTTTACTCAAAAACTTTTGGAGCTGGTTAAAGGGATCGAAGTGGGCTACGACGACAATATCGAAGAAATAATGGACGAGGCCTTTTCCCATACCGACCGCACGAACGCCAAGGGAGAGAAAATGGGCGCCCTTATCAGCGAAGAGGCCGCAGAGCAGGTTGAGGAGCAGGTTCAAAAGACCATAGACCAGGGAGCAAAGCTCGAATGTGGTGGCAGGAGGGAAGGGGCTTTTTACTGGCCGACGGTACTCTCTGGGGTTACCAAAGATATGGACGTGGCGAAGAATATGGAAATCTTCGGCCCTGTGTGGCCGATTATCGGCTTTGATACGATGGATGAAGCGATCGAAATTGCCAACGCTAGTGACTTTGGGCTTTCCGGTTGCGTGATGACTAAAGACTGGAAACTGGGTATGCACGTCGCGCGGAATGTGCAGTCGGGCGGCATGGTTGTGAACGGGTCCTCGGTGTACCGCAACCAAATGCAGCCCTTCGGCGGCCAGAAAATGAGCGGCATGGGGAACGAAGGGCTGACTACTTTGCATGAGATGACCAAGATCAAAAATATCGTGCTGAAAGGTTTTCTCCAATAG
- a CDS encoding sugar ABC transporter ATP-binding protein, with protein sequence MENYVEFKNISKAFVGVQALDNISFRADGGEVCALLGENGAGKSTLLKILTGAREASSGEYFINGKKVLFKSPIEALRYGVSVIYQERQLVGDLSVTENVFMEDLYRNKLGVVNFRKSHGEMKKLIDLFQMPFHPHDKVNSLSVAHQQMVEIMKAYRRNSMIIAFDEPTASLSDPEIKVLFSLIEKLKQKGKVIFYVSHRMKEIFKIADKIIILKDGCFIEEVKTTDATEDELVLKMVGRNIGDVFNNLSRNDKIGEVVLEAKGLENDYIKGVNFTLHKGEVLGFAGLVGAGRSETIRAIFGADKLNAGEIYVNGKIQKIRSPRNAILAGIGVCPEDRKEQGLVLERSIRENLTIPILHNLAKLGVISRRNERQIARLAVEKQRIKTPSIDKVAVELSGGNQQKVILGRWLLANLKVLILDEPTKGIDVGTKAEIYQMICDLAKSGLGVIFISSELPEVVNVSDRVIVMREGRITGELNREELSEENVLKLAMRER encoded by the coding sequence ATGGAAAACTACGTTGAGTTTAAGAATATTAGCAAAGCCTTTGTCGGCGTCCAAGCCTTGGACAATATCAGCTTCCGGGCCGATGGCGGTGAAGTCTGCGCACTCCTCGGAGAAAACGGCGCGGGTAAAAGTACCCTTTTGAAAATTTTAACCGGCGCCCGGGAAGCAAGCTCCGGTGAATATTTTATTAACGGTAAAAAGGTTCTTTTTAAGTCACCGATCGAGGCGCTCCGTTACGGCGTCAGTGTGATTTACCAGGAACGCCAGCTTGTGGGGGACTTGAGCGTGACGGAGAACGTTTTTATGGAAGACCTCTATCGGAATAAATTGGGCGTTGTCAATTTCAGGAAATCTCACGGCGAGATGAAAAAACTCATCGACCTCTTCCAGATGCCTTTTCACCCCCACGATAAAGTGAATTCCCTGTCAGTCGCCCATCAGCAGATGGTGGAGATCATGAAAGCCTACCGCCGTAATAGTATGATAATCGCTTTTGACGAACCTACGGCTTCCCTTTCGGATCCTGAAATCAAGGTACTTTTCTCGCTTATCGAAAAGCTCAAACAGAAAGGGAAGGTTATTTTCTATGTGTCCCACCGAATGAAAGAAATTTTTAAGATAGCTGACAAGATCATCATTTTAAAAGACGGCTGTTTTATCGAAGAGGTAAAAACCACCGACGCCACCGAAGACGAACTTGTGCTGAAGATGGTAGGCCGAAATATCGGCGACGTGTTTAATAATTTGAGCCGGAACGACAAAATCGGCGAAGTGGTACTGGAAGCGAAAGGCCTTGAAAATGATTATATCAAAGGTGTGAATTTTACCCTCCATAAGGGGGAGGTGCTCGGTTTCGCGGGCCTTGTAGGCGCCGGACGTTCGGAAACCATCAGAGCTATTTTCGGCGCTGACAAGCTCAATGCGGGTGAGATTTACGTTAATGGAAAAATCCAGAAAATACGAAGCCCTCGGAACGCGATCCTCGCGGGTATCGGTGTTTGCCCAGAAGATCGCAAAGAGCAGGGACTCGTCCTCGAGCGTTCGATCAGGGAAAATCTGACTATTCCGATTCTGCATAACCTGGCAAAGCTCGGGGTGATAAGCCGCCGGAACGAACGGCAAATCGCGAGGCTGGCGGTGGAAAAACAACGGATCAAAACCCCTTCGATAGACAAAGTGGCGGTGGAACTTTCCGGCGGGAACCAGCAGAAGGTTATCCTCGGGCGCTGGCTCCTGGCGAACCTCAAAGTTCTTATCCTCGACGAACCGACCAAAGGTATCGATGTGGGGACCAAGGCGGAAATCTATCAAATGATCTGTGATTTGGCTAAATCGGGCCTCGGGGTGATTTTTATTTCATCTGAACTGCCTGAAGTCGTTAATGTCAGCGACCGGGTAATCGTAATGCGGGAAGGCCGGATAACCGGAGAACTGAACCGGGAAGAACTCTCCGAAGAAAATGTTTTAAAACTTGCCATGAGGGAAAGGTAA
- a CDS encoding substrate-binding domain-containing protein, translating into MKRKAIALIMTIALVTAVFANGVTDSDSASEGQKTLVFEYFATSFTVQWIQDIETSLKELGAQYNFEVRTADANRKIETQLSQVDVGLLSGIDGAFLFVVDEGSAPAVVSKFNDAKVPVIGETLKLKDGSGRVLAPYVELDAEGVGDKCAQWIIGNWKTTGVDLSKIETVGVIKGTNSKYQSDINRANGFVTGLKKGFPGLKDSNIFMADCAAETGSQDMAEASYKQTSAIIASHPEVSAWLVMGTVDHYGLGAVRAIEAAGVEKKTILVSAGGELAVKEWANNASPCWWATCYYNAMDYAKYMVEGMLAICREGKKVEDIFPQFKEAGQQYAVIKISGTMITRDTYKSIVK; encoded by the coding sequence ATGAAGAGAAAAGCGATCGCGCTAATTATGACCATCGCTTTGGTAACGGCGGTGTTCGCCAACGGTGTCACGGATTCCGATTCTGCATCGGAGGGGCAAAAAACACTTGTTTTCGAATATTTTGCCACATCATTTACGGTGCAATGGATACAAGACATCGAAACGTCCTTAAAGGAACTGGGAGCCCAGTACAATTTTGAAGTGCGCACCGCCGACGCGAATCGAAAAATTGAAACGCAGCTTTCGCAGGTGGATGTGGGGCTTCTCTCGGGAATCGACGGCGCCTTCCTTTTTGTGGTCGACGAAGGAAGTGCCCCGGCGGTGGTGTCGAAGTTTAACGACGCTAAAGTGCCGGTAATCGGTGAAACGTTAAAGTTAAAGGACGGTTCGGGGAGAGTGCTTGCCCCGTACGTTGAACTTGATGCGGAAGGCGTCGGCGATAAATGCGCCCAATGGATTATCGGCAACTGGAAAACTACCGGTGTGGATCTTTCCAAGATTGAAACCGTTGGCGTTATTAAAGGTACGAACAGCAAGTATCAGTCGGATATCAACCGAGCTAACGGCTTTGTCACCGGACTTAAAAAAGGCTTCCCTGGACTGAAAGATTCTAACATCTTCATGGCCGACTGCGCCGCGGAGACCGGCAGCCAGGATATGGCCGAAGCGTCCTACAAGCAGACTTCCGCCATTATCGCTTCCCATCCGGAGGTCAGCGCCTGGCTCGTTATGGGCACGGTCGACCACTATGGCCTCGGTGCCGTCAGGGCGATTGAAGCCGCCGGCGTGGAAAAGAAAACGATCCTTGTCAGCGCTGGTGGCGAACTGGCGGTAAAGGAATGGGCCAACAACGCGTCTCCCTGTTGGTGGGCTACTTGTTATTACAACGCCATGGATTACGCGAAATATATGGTTGAAGGTATGCTGGCCATTTGCCGGGAAGGTAAAAAGGTCGAGGATATTTTCCCCCAGTTCAAGGAAGCCGGACAGCAATACGCGGTTATCAAGATTTCCGGCACTATGATTACCAGGGATACGTATAAGAGCATCGTTAAATAA
- a CDS encoding LysR family transcriptional regulator: MKSWDLNFFHINDFLKLVECKNFSAAADELYITQSALSKHIQALEKTLGIQLFIRNNKTTRLSIGGQFFLPYAKKFNDCFLQMNKELCQFIDQEQMDFNLGCLITMEFYGIVEAVAAFRTEFPNFTIKMNEFKYNEDKLLSNSLSSGEFDLVFCDSLFLKTKRFEKIAFTRDHLVAVVNRSCPLAEQKQIELQQLRTEPLCFLSNRTTTYSYCVRLCEEAGFTPNVYFQGTRIGNVFEFVQNKMGIALLMEKFTSHITSEDLVVRDIIPTAERSICLTRLRNSFHNAASEAFWEYIDNYSKSE, translated from the coding sequence ATGAAAAGCTGGGATTTGAACTTCTTCCATATCAATGACTTTTTAAAGTTAGTCGAGTGTAAAAATTTTTCTGCCGCGGCCGACGAACTGTACATTACCCAGTCGGCGCTTTCGAAACATATACAGGCTCTGGAAAAAACACTGGGTATACAGCTTTTTATCCGTAACAATAAAACAACCAGGCTTTCAATTGGTGGTCAGTTTTTTCTTCCCTATGCGAAAAAATTCAATGATTGCTTTTTACAGATGAACAAGGAATTGTGCCAGTTCATTGACCAGGAGCAGATGGATTTCAATCTGGGGTGCCTGATCACCATGGAGTTTTACGGTATCGTAGAAGCGGTGGCCGCTTTCAGAACCGAATTTCCCAATTTCACGATAAAGATGAACGAGTTTAAATATAACGAGGATAAGCTGCTGAGTAACAGTCTTAGTTCCGGCGAGTTTGATCTTGTTTTTTGCGATTCGCTTTTTCTTAAAACAAAGCGATTTGAAAAGATCGCCTTTACCAGGGATCATCTGGTCGCCGTAGTGAATCGCAGTTGTCCGCTGGCTGAGCAGAAACAGATAGAGCTGCAGCAGCTGCGTACCGAACCGCTGTGTTTTTTGAGTAACCGGACCACCACGTATTCTTACTGCGTTAGACTTTGCGAGGAAGCGGGGTTTACTCCTAATGTGTATTTTCAGGGCACCCGAATTGGAAATGTTTTTGAATTCGTCCAGAACAAAATGGGTATCGCCCTACTTATGGAAAAATTTACCTCCCACATCACATCGGAGGATCTTGTTGTTCGCGATATTATTCCTACCGCGGAAAGATCTATCTGTCTGACCCGCCTGCGAAATAGCTTCCATAATGCTGCGTCCGAGGCCTTCTGGGAATATATCGACAACTATTCCAAATCGGAATAG